DNA sequence from the Streptomyces cinnabarinus genome:
GCCTTGCCCCGGTCGACCACGAACAGCGTCGTCACCGGCAGGAACAGGGCGATCCGCAGACAGGCCAGCGCGTAGCGGTCGACGTCGATGCCCGTGCGGTCCGGCGGGGCGAAGAAGCCGGGGTGGGCGACCACTTGGCGGCCCTGCTCGGTGACCGGGGCGGCGGCCTCGAAGTCGAGCAGGGACACCGACTCCTCGTCGGGCGCCACCATGATGTTGAAGACATGCAGGTCGTTGAAGACGATGCCACGGGCGTGGACCGCGTGCACGGCCCGCTCCACGCCGCCGTAGATCTTCAGCGCCCACGCCGTGTACTCGGCCACGTCCCTTGGGTCGGGATCGGGGGTGAGCAGCGGATGCCGTTCGGCCAGGCAGGAGTTGAGCGGGCGCCCCGCCAGGAAGTCCAGCACCAGGAACCGGTGGTCGCCGAGCGTGAACCAGTCCCGCACCTCGGGCACCACCCCGGTCCCGGCCACCTGCTCCAGGGCCTGCTTCTCCCGCTCCAGCCGCGCTATCGCGTCCGCCCCGTCGGAGGCGAGCCCCGCGTGCGGCCGCCCCTCCTTCAGCACGACCCGGCTGCCGTCCCGGGTGTCGGTGCCCGCGTAGACCCCGCCGCCGTTGGAGAAGTGCAGCGCCTTCTCGATGCGGTACGGCAGCTCGCCCACCGTCGTGGTGTTGCGCGCCGCCAGCATCGGGGCGAGGAACGGCGGCAGCGTCACCCAGTGCGGGACCTGGAAGGACGGTGCCCGCCGGTCCGGCACCAGCTGACCCGCGCCGTCCCGCACCGCCGGCACCAGCGAGCCCCGCTCGTCGACGACGAACGTGCGTGCGAAAGCGCCGTACCGCACATACAGCGGACCCTCGCCCCAGCGCAGATCGGTCAGGATGTACGGCCCCTCGAAGCCCTCCAGGAGCTTGCCGAGCTCGCGCAGCACACAGTGCAGTTGCTCCTCGTCGGCCGGGTAGAGAGTGACGAACTTGCCGCTGCTGTCCCGGGCCGCGTACTTGGTGTTGCGCAGATGCAGCAGATGCGGGCCCGGCACGAACTTGAACGGGATACGGCGCGGCACGCAGTAGTCCCACACGATCCCCGCGATCCGCTCCGCGTTCGCCCGGGTGGCCGAGGCGTGGATCTTCCAGCCCTGGGCCGGTCCGGGCGCGGCGGCACCCTCGGGGCCGAGCGGCGTCAGGTTCAGCCAGTCGCCGACCCGTGCCGCGTCCCAGCCCGTCGGCACCGCACGCCGCGCCGCCTCGTACAGGGGCGCCGCCCGGCGCGCACCGGCGGACAGCCGGTCCGGCGTCTCGTAGAAGTGCCGGTCGGCGAGCGCGTACACCTCGTACCGCTGGTCCATGCCTCCCCCTTCGTGGCCCGGAAACGAGCTTCCAGCGCGCCGACGGGGTGCGGACAGTCGTCGCTGTCACGAGACAGGTGTGCGGAACGCATGCGTCAAGATCTGTTCGGTGAGTTTCGAGCGCGGCCTGCACAGAGACTCCATCGAACGCGCACAGGGGCTGCGCCGGTGTCTCATAAGCGCTGTAATGGCCAACGTGGGCGGTGAGGACGCTGCGGGACGCAGATCGAGAAGGCAGCGCGCCGAGGATGCCCTCACTGCGGTCGGCGACGCCCCCGACGCCTCCGACCGGCTCCGCCGCATCCTCGAACAGGCGCTCGTCTTCGCCCATGCCTCCCTCGCGGCCGTGTACACGCTGACCGACGACGGCGAGCTGCTGTGCCTGGTCGAGTGGGCCGGGACACCGCGCACCCAGTACGGACTCCGGGACAGCTACGCCGCCACCGGCGGCTCCGTGGTCGCCGACGCCCACCACTCGAGGCGGCCCGCCTGGCTCGGGCCGAAGGAACTCGCCGACCGCGCCCAGTCCCGGCGGGCGTCGGCGGGCGATTTCCATCTGGCGGTCCTGCCCGCGCGCGGACAGGGCGGCGACGGCTGCCTGGTCGCCGTCAGTGAGCACCTCGACGGGTTCGACGCCGAGGACCGCGACTGCCTGGACCTGATCGCCCGCACCCTCGCCTACCCCGCACCCGTACCGCGCGCCGAGGGCGGCGCGCTGCCCTCCAACGCCTTCAACCTCGCCATGGACACCGGCCATGTGGAGGTCGGCGACGACATCCTGGAGCTGTTCCAGATCGTCCCGGAGGAGTTCGACGGCAAGGTGGAGACCCTGCTGGGACTGACCGTGCCGGAGGACCTGCCCTCGCTGATGAGCGTCGTCGAGGCCGACCACATGTCCATCGGCGACCGCGAGCTGGAGTTCCGGGTGCTCCAGCCCACCGGCCCACCCAAGTGGCTCAGGCTGCGCGGACGGCTGCTGCCCGGCGGCGAGGGCAGGCCCGCACGGCTCTTCGGCACGGTCGCCGACGCCTCCAAACTGCGCTCCGACGTCACCGACGTGGCCCGCGTCCAGCGCCTCGCCGCCTCCCTCGCCACCGCGGGCACCGTCCGCGACGTCAGCCAGGCCGTCGTCGCCGCGCTGCGCACCCCCCTGCGCGCCGACCGGATCGCGCTCGCCGAGCTGGAGAACGACCGGCTCGTCGTCACCGTCCTCGACCCGCCCCAGCCGGAGTCCTGGCCCGAGCTGTGGCGTTCGGAGTGGCGCACCGAGTGGCCCGACGCACCGGTGCGCGCCATGCCGACCCTCGCCGCCGCCCTGCGCGAGGGCCGCGCCCAGATCTGGCCCGCGGGCACCCCGCTGGAGCCCGCCCTCGCCGACGTCGGCCCCGGGGGCCTGGCCGTACTGCCGCTGCCCGCCGGCGGCCGGATGGCGGGCGCATGCCTGATCGGCTGGGACACCCCGCACCACTTCGGACCCGACGAACGCGCCCTGCTCACCGCCTCCGCCGGACTCGCCGGGCAGGCCCTGATGCGCGCCCACGCCTTCGACGCCGAGCACGAACTCGTCGGCATGCTCCAGCGCCAGCTGCTGCCCCGCAGGCTGCCCCGGCTGCCCGGCGCGATGGCCGTCGCCCGCTATCTGCCGAGCACCGCCGGCCTTGAACTGGGCGGCGACTGGTACGACGTGATCCCGCTGCCCGACAACCATGTCGCCCTCGTCATCGGCGACGTCCAGGGACACAGCGCGGCCGCCGCCACCCTGATGGGCCAGATGCGCACCGCCCTGCGCGCCTACGCCGCCGAGGGCCACCCGCCCGACGTGGTCGTCAGCCACGCCAACCGGCTGCTGATGGAGCTGGAGACC
Encoded proteins:
- the lanKC gene encoding class III lanthionine synthetase LanKC; protein product: MDQRYEVYALADRHFYETPDRLSAGARRAAPLYEAARRAVPTGWDAARVGDWLNLTPLGPEGAAAPGPAQGWKIHASATRANAERIAGIVWDYCVPRRIPFKFVPGPHLLHLRNTKYAARDSSGKFVTLYPADEEQLHCVLRELGKLLEGFEGPYILTDLRWGEGPLYVRYGAFARTFVVDERGSLVPAVRDGAGQLVPDRRAPSFQVPHWVTLPPFLAPMLAARNTTTVGELPYRIEKALHFSNGGGVYAGTDTRDGSRVVLKEGRPHAGLASDGADAIARLEREKQALEQVAGTGVVPEVRDWFTLGDHRFLVLDFLAGRPLNSCLAERHPLLTPDPDPRDVAEYTAWALKIYGGVERAVHAVHARGIVFNDLHVFNIMVAPDEESVSLLDFEAAAPVTEQGRQVVAHPGFFAPPDRTGIDVDRYALACLRIALFLPVTTLFVVDRGKAAHLAEVIAGQFPDVPWEFLEEAVTEITRDTKSPAAAPRSFVEPGDWPFSRDSMVKAILASATPDRDDRLFPGDITQFSDGGGLGLAHGAAGVLYALDAVGAERYEEGERWLLARTAPAPRGTPLGLYDGLAGVAHVLDRLGHRQRALDLVESILAERWQNLSSDLHGGLAGLGLVLGALADTTGEPELRTRAAEAADLLVQRLAEPLPDTRRRRRAGLLRGASGPALFLLRQYERTGEARLLDAARVALRRDLDCCARRENGSLEVDEGWRTLPYLGEGSAGIGLVLDDLVARLADTDEELEQARTGILSAATCRFYVQPGLLQGRAGLILHVARTTTPGASRERLADQIAGLGWLSMSYQGQLAFPGHQMMRLSMDLGTGTAGCLLALGAALDSGTGAHLPFLPPLGRPPQRGSAS
- a CDS encoding SpoIIE family protein phosphatase, which encodes MANVGGEDAAGRRSRRQRAEDALTAVGDAPDASDRLRRILEQALVFAHASLAAVYTLTDDGELLCLVEWAGTPRTQYGLRDSYAATGGSVVADAHHSRRPAWLGPKELADRAQSRRASAGDFHLAVLPARGQGGDGCLVAVSEHLDGFDAEDRDCLDLIARTLAYPAPVPRAEGGALPSNAFNLAMDTGHVEVGDDILELFQIVPEEFDGKVETLLGLTVPEDLPSLMSVVEADHMSIGDRELEFRVLQPTGPPKWLRLRGRLLPGGEGRPARLFGTVADASKLRSDVTDVARVQRLAASLATAGTVRDVSQAVVAALRTPLRADRIALAELENDRLVVTVLDPPQPESWPELWRSEWRTEWPDAPVRAMPTLAAALREGRAQIWPAGTPLEPALADVGPGGLAVLPLPAGGRMAGACLIGWDTPHHFGPDERALLTASAGLAGQALMRAHAFDAEHELVGMLQRQLLPRRLPRLPGAMAVARYLPSTAGLELGGDWYDVIPLPDNHVALVIGDVQGHSAAAATLMGQMRTALRAYAAEGHPPDVVVSHANRLLMELETDLFATCAYVDVDLEEGTAWCVRAGHLPPVLRHPNGATDIAEAEGGPPLGVMTQAEFPMSPLRLQPGTLIALTTDGLVESVEADIDAGMDRFAHELAASDPTHLGQVADALLGNARRSDDVALLLMRYDGMELRPRRESWTVWRVPEAVGHARRFTRRTLRSWGLTTETDAVLLVVSELVTNALVHTDGPVRLYLTLLNGRLRVAVADTSPRSPVKPTSIGWEATGGRGILLVEAMSAAWGTVPVSGGKQVWSEIQLNR